The Drosophila gunungcola strain Sukarami chromosome X unlocalized genomic scaffold, Dgunungcola_SK_2 000034F, whole genome shotgun sequence genome has a segment encoding these proteins:
- the LOC128260601 gene encoding uncharacterized protein LOC128260601, which produces MLKLKVRGNFLRSFVHLVTISRIMGDMFVKSTDCGPSSRVKLAESEFAQRLLQQCRQVEKPKATLDLNAFQALSERFPAKFGIDTCRVKAQPADRSEQIRKQIASAYPVIHERTLLLYANFLEHKLKFGSDQEKSLYTNMTLVDFVQRLLAKRCVWFLGGGDYYHTMDGETGSGGFEEVGTPAEKHPLKLTSVLSYDEIKLSALLYVSTHSEFINTGRRENAGEVTQNKDTIEREGVIVGLIGARFERPDVMEYQDIMITKSQNTHTRGYGLRNSSSTDTATPAADLRRVWREFYGEPRDFIYGETPKNDDRFEKVPEGRFDHQVMRKRFGISFDTLLLEAQSRAEKIGKPAYIHVVGIGLGVWRATERQRQTFFEAFEERLHALGERLSHIGVVDFSWMHLTRVGSLYDGALFPVDKHPQGGIRIRSSKRNPADKLAEDMLLVVTYAWDGNALPGNEFWAGSLTGSGDPAAACSTLISELQNTHVNVDYMSGSNLHIASLEHGLLHVGDYAKCVTV; this is translated from the exons ATGCTGAAACTTAAAGTTCGGGGAAATTTTCTGAGATCCTTTGTTCATCTGGTCACAATAAGTCGCATAATGGGTGATATGTTTGTGAAATCTACCGATTGTGGCCCCAGTTCTCGGGTTAAATTGGCGGAAAGTGAATTTGCCCAACGGTTATTGCAACAATGTCGCCAAGTGGAAAAACCCAAAGCTACATTGGATTTGAATGCATTTCAAGCGTTATCTGAGAGGTTTCCCGCCAAG TTTGGCATCGACACATGTCGGGTTAAGGCGCAACCGGCGGATCGCAGTGAGCAAATCCGGAAGCAGATTGCCTCCGCCTATCCGGTGATTCACGAACGGACTCTACTGTTATACGCCAATTTCCTGGAGCACAAGCTTAAGTTCG GCAGCGATCAGGAGAAGAGCCTTTACACGAACATGACTCTGGTGGACTTTGTGCAGCGCCTTCTGGCAAAGAGATGTGTGTGGTTCTTGGGCGGAGGAGACTACTACCACACCATGGATGGGGAAACCGGAAGCGGGGGCTTCGAGGAGGTGGGCACGCCCGCAGAAAAACACCCGCTGAAGCTAACCTCCGTACTCAGCTACGACGAGATCAAGTTGTCCGCCCTGCTCTACGTTTCCACCCACTCGGAGTTCATCAACACGGGGCGCAGGGAAAATGCCGGCGAGGTGACCCAGAATAAGGATACCATCGAACGCGAGGGCGTGATAGTTGGACTAATTGGAGCCCGTTTCGAGCGACCCGATGTAATGGAGTACCAGGATATCATGATTACAAAGAGCCAAAACACCCATACCAGGGGCTATGGTTTGCGCAACTCCTCCTCGACTGATACCGCCACTCCAGCCGCAGATCTCCGTAGAGTGTGGAGGGAATTCTACGGGGAGCCCAGAGATTTCATCTATGGGGAAACACCCAAAAACGATGATCGCTTTGAGAAGGTTCCGGAAGGTAGGTTCGATCATCAGGTGATGCGCAAGCGATTTGGCATCAGTTTCGATACCCTCCTCCTGGAGGCACAGTCGCGAGCCGAGAAGATTGGCAAGCCCGCCTATATCCATGTGGTGGGCATCGGGTTGGGTGTTTGGAGGGCCACCGAGCGGCAGAGGCAAACCTTCTTCGAAGCCTTCGAGGAACGATTGCACGCACTGGGCGAACGACTCAGTCACATCGGTGTGGTGGACTTCTCCTGGATGCATTTGACCAGAGTGGGCAGCCTGTACGATGGAGCCCTGTTTCCCGTGGACAAACATCCGCAAGGTGGCATACGCATCCGCAGTTCGAAACGTAATCCAGCCGACAAACTGGCGGAGGACATGCTGCTAGTGGTCACCTATGCCTGGGATGGAAATGCCCTTCCCGGCAACGAATTTTGGGCG GGAAGCCTGACCGGCAGTGGAGATCCGGCAGCCGCTTGTTCCACTTTGATCTCAGAGCTCCAGAATACCCACGTGAATGTGGACTACATGAGTGGGTCCAATCTGCACATCGCATCCCTGGAGCATGGATTGCTCCATGTGGGTGATTACGCCAAATGTGTAACTGTCTAA
- the LOC128260646 gene encoding AP-3 complex subunit beta-2, with the protein MQQNTASNPFAMSTYVERPQMGLDVEFGADPASGAAFFQSDGRKHDDLKQMLDSNKDGLKLEAMKRIIGMIARGRDASDLFPAVVKNVVSKNIEVKKLVYVYLVRYAEEQQDLALLSISTFQRALKDPNQLIRASALRVLSSIRVSMIVPIVMLAIRDSAADLSPYVRKTAAHAIPKLYSLDADQKDELVMVIEKLLSDRTTLVVGSAVMAFDEVCPERVDLIHKNYRKLCNLLVDVDEWGQVIIINMLTRYARTQFVDPNADDDDLADGLGETPVNERFYDESSHSSSHSEDANSSGDDEDDKKKARTNNNNNNNGSRTPSSPSNSYHIDVDHRLLLRQTKPLLQSRNASVVMAVAQLYHHVAPKNEVQLIAKALIRLLRSHKEVQSVVLNCIASMATKRKGIFEPHLKSFFVRTSDPTHLKLLKLDILTNLASAGSISLILREFQTYISSSDRSFVAATIQAIGRCASSIKEVTETCLSGLVHLLSNHDEHVVAESVVVIKRLLQTKAAEHFEIITQMAKLIDYINVPAARAAIIWLIGEYNEKVPLIAPDVLRKMAKSFVDEQDVVKLQVLNLGVKLYLTNPEQTSLLCQYVFTLARYDPNYDVRDRARFLRQIIFPASGSSSVLSQHARQVFLASKPAPVPESKYRDGNTFQLGSLSHYLNMPAAGYKELPAFPVIPPDSSVRNIAGFMQEKLPGEDSPSGRTSKAAAGGSSGGKEKGSGAAGEKGFLSESEDKSSAYSESGSSSSSDSSTSDSDSDSDGSGSSGEEEEHRKELPAKVSSTKQKQLIDQMPTSPAKAITNNNNNAAGFSGTSDSEDSSAYSGSSSDDSDSNSDSNNQAEKKEQQLQVAGQPKMEKVKANEEKQQPEQTPSKSNLELLLDLDDIPPIGPVMTPSLGGFLTPGTPLMAGQAAPLQPQHARNRVELVGPSHIEFKHKELLNKVSGHGLQLAYRFTRSPHLYSSSMCSIELQFQNRGEQEITAIRLGASTLPAGMQLNEFAPVTILQPQQTASGVLGVDFNDSTHALDLEIISSAGTSRLQLKPPVGELVRSVQIGESCHREERAKLRGMNEHQCELRGLRRDLIDVSALRQKVFECINVAHTHSSSGGQLHCFAGQTLSSKSLVLLTLHWQTEESLTLLVNCEKMVIGSMVLNELRNALQLSFAM; encoded by the exons ATGCAGCAGAACACGGCCAGCAATCCGTTTGCCATGTCCACGTACGTGGAGCGACCCCAAATGGGTTTGGATGTGGAATTCGGAGCGGATCCTGCGAGTGGAGCTGCGTTTTTCCAATCTGACGGGCGAAAACACGATGATCTCAAGCAGATGCTGGACAGCAACAAGGACGGGCTCAAGCTGGAGGCCATGAAGAGGATCATCGGGATGATTGCCCGCGGTCGGGATGCCAGTGACCTGTTTCCGGCGGTGGTCAAGAATGTGGTGTCCAAGAATATCGAGGTGAAGAAGCTGGTCTATGTCTACCTGGTGCGTTATgccgaggagcagcaggaccTTGCCCTGCTCTCGATATCCACGTTCCAGCGGGCCCTCAAGGATCCCAATCAACTGATCCGGGCATCGGCCCTGCGGGTTCTGTCCTCCATAAGGGTCAGCATGATCGTACCCATTGTAATGCTGGCCATAAGGGACAGTGCCGCCGACTTGAGTCCGTATGTGAGGAAGACGGCGGCCCATGCCATACCCAAGCTGTATTCGTTGGATGCCGACCAGAAGGACGAACTGGTCATGGTCATAGAGAAGCTCCTCTCGGATCGCACTACTTTGGTGGTGGGCTCGGCAGTGATGGCCTTCGACGAG GTCTGCCCGGAACGCGTGGATTTGATCCACAAGAACTATCGAAAGCTGTGCAATTTACTGGTGGACGTGGACGAGTGGGGTCAGGTGATCATCATCAATATGCTCACCCGCTATGCACGCACGCAGTTCGTGGATCCCAATGCGGATGACGATGATCTGGCCGATGGTCTGGGTGAAACGCCCGTAAACGAACGTTTCTACGACGAATCCTCGCACTCGTCTTCCCACAGCGAAGACGCAAATAGTAGCGGTGATGATGAGGATGACAAGAAAAAGGCCCGAaccaataataacaacaataataatggCAGCAGGACGCCCAGTTCGCCAAGCAACAGCTACCACATCGATGTGGACCATCGCCTGTTGTTGAGGCAAACGAAACCCCTGCTCCAGTCGCGAAACGCATCCGTTGTGATGGCGGTGGCGCAGCTGTACCATCATGTGGCGCCCAAGAACGAGGTGCAACTGATAGCCAAGGCGCTGATACGACTGCTGCGCTCGCACAAGGAAGTTCAGAGTGTGGTGCTCAACTGCATTGCCTCCATGGCCACCAAGCGAAAGGGCATCTTTGAGCCGCACCTCAAGTCGTTCTTTGTCCGCACCAGTGATCCCACTCATCTCAAGCTCCTCAAGCTGGACATTCTTACCAATTTGGCCTCGGCCGGGAGTATATCGCTCATCCTACGCGAATTCCAAACCTACATCTCCAGCAGCGATCGTTCGTTTGTGGCGGCCACCATTCAGGCAATTGGACGATGTGCGTCCAGCATCAAGGAGGTAACCGAGACCTGTTTGAGTGGCCTGGTCCATCTGCTGTCCAATCATGATG AGCACGTGGTGGCCGAGAGCGTGGTGGTGATTAAGCGACTACTGCAGACAAAGGCAGCCGAGCACTTCGAGATCATCACCCAGATGGCCAAACTGATTGACTACATCAATGTGCCGGCAGCTCGGGCGGCCATCATCTGGTTGATAGGCGAGTACAATGAGAAGGTGCCACTGATTGCACCCGATGTGCTGCGCAAAATGGCCAAGTCGTTTGTGGACGAGCAGGATGTGGTCAAGCTGCAGGTGCTGAATCTGGGCGTTAAGCTCTACCTGACCAATCCGGAGCAAACGTCGCTGCTCTGCCAGTACGTGTTCACGCTGGCCCGCTACGATCCCAACTACGATGTGCGCGATCGCGCCCGTTTCCTGCGCCAGATCATCTTCCCGGCCAGCGGTTCGAGCTCGGTGCTCAGCCAGCACGCCCGCCAAGTGTTCCTGGCCAGCAAGCCGGCCCCGGTGCCAGAGAGCAAGTACCGCGATGGCAACACCTTCCAGCTGGGCTCGCTCTCCCATTATCTGAACATGCCAGCGGCTGGCTACAAGGAACTGCCCGCCTTTCCGGTTATCCCGCCGGACTCGTCGGTGCGCAACATAGCTGGTTTCATGCAGGAGAAGCTGCCCGGCGAGGATTCCCCCTCGGGGCGAACGTCCAAGGCGGCTGCCGGTGGCAGTAGCGGCGGCAAGGAGAAGGGTTCAGGGGCGGCTGGCGAAAAGGGCTTCCTCTCCGAATCGGAGGATAAGTCGTCGGCGTACTCGGAGtcgggcagcagcagcagcagtgacaGCAGCACCAGCGACAGTGACTCCGATAGCGatggcagcggcagcagcggcgaggaggaggagcatcGGAAGGAGCTGCCCGCAAAGGTTTCCTCCACGAAGCAGAAGCAGCTTATCGATCAAATGCCCACTTCGCCGGCGAAGGCCATCAcgaacaataataacaatgcgGCTGGTTTCTCGGGCACCTCGGACAGCGAGGATTCCTCGGCGTacagtggcagcagcagcgacgaCAGCGACTCCAATAGCGACTCCAATAACCAAGCGGAAAagaaggagcagcagctgcaggtgGCTGGGCAGCCAAAAATGGAGAAGGTAAAGGCAAACGAGGAGAAGCAGCAGCCAGAGCAAACGCCCTCCAAGAGCAATCTGGAACTGCTGCTCGATCTGGATGACATTCCGCCCATTGGTCCGGTGATGACGCCCTCGCTGGGAGGTTTCCTGACGCCTG GCACTCCACTGATGGCCGGCCAGGCGGCACCACTGCAGCCGCAGCATGCCCGGAACAGGGTGGAACTGGTGGGTCCCTCGCACATCGAGTTCAAGCACAAGGAGCTGCTCAACAAGGTCAGTGGCCATGGGCTGCAGTTGGCCTACCGCTTCACCCGCTCGCCGCATCTCTACTCCTCGAGCATGTGCTCCATTGAGCTGCAGTTTCAGAACCGTGGCGAGCAGGAGATCACGGCGATTCGACTGGGAGCCTCGACATTGCCAGCCGGCATGCAGTTGAATGAGTTTGCGCCCGTCACCATTCTGCAGCCGCAACAAACGGCCAGTGGAGTGTTGGGCGTGGATTTCAATGACTCTACGCATGCGCTGGACTTGGAGATAATCTCCAGTGCGGGCACGTCACGATTGCAACTGAAACCGCCGGTGGGTGAGCTGGTGAGATCCGTCCAGATCGGCGAGAGCTGTCACCGCGAGGAGCGGGCCAAGTTGAGGGGCATGAACGAGCACCAGTGCGAGTTGCGCGGCTTGAGAAGAGATCTGATCGATGTCAGCGCTCTACGGCAAAAGGTTTTCGAGTGCATCAATGTGGCGCATACGCACAGCTCTTCCGGCGGCCAGCTGCACTGCTTTGCCGGCCAAACGCTGAGCTCCAAGAGCCTCGTCCTGCTCACCCTCCACTGGCAAACGGAGGAGTCGCTCACGCTGCTGGTCAACTGCGAAAAGATGGTCATCGGATCCATGGTGCTCAACGAACTGCGCAATGCCCTGCAGCTCAGCTTCGCCATGTGA
- the LOC128260648 gene encoding transmembrane emp24 domain-containing protein 2, which produces MEGTLAKVLLLVGSLLILCRSSHAFIVSVDAHNEECFFENVEGGTKFGVTFEVIDGGFLDVDIKISGPENHVMHESEKESSGKYTFVAPAKGTYTVCFNNERSSMTPKLVMFSIDVGEAPQRAPGAPGEEEVGHTKLEDMIRELSGTLTSVKHEQEYMHVRDKIHRSVNESTNARVVLWSTFEALVLVLMTVGQVYYLKRFFEVKRVV; this is translated from the exons ATGGAAGGGACGCTCGCCAAGGTGCTGCTCCTTGTGGGCAGTCTGCTGATCCTGTGCCGCTCCAGTCACGCCTTCATCGTCAGCGTGGACGCCCACAACGAGGAGTGTTTCTTCGAGAATGTCGAAGGCGGCACCAAATTCG GCGTCACCTTCGAGGTGATTGACGGCGGCTTCCTGGACGTGGACATCAAGATCAGCGGCCCCGAGAACCATGTGATGCACGAAAGCGAGAAGGAGTCCTCCGGCAAGTACACCTTTGTGGCACCGGCCAAGGGAACCTACACCGTCTGCTTCAACAACGAGCGCAGCAGCATGACGCCCAAGCTGGTCATGTTCTCCATCGACGTCGGCGAGGCACCACAACGCGCCCCCGGCGCTCCCGGCGAGGAGGAGGTGGGCCACACCAAGCTGGAGGACATGATCCGGGAGCTCTCGGGCACGCTTACCAGCGTCAAGCACGAGCAGGAGTACATGCAT GTGCGCGACAAGATCCATCGTTCGGTGAACGAGAGCACTAATGCCCGCGTCGTGCTGTGGTCCACCTTCGAGGCCCTGGTCCTGGTCCTCATGACTGTTGGCCAGGTCTACTACCTGAAGCGATTCTTTGAGGTCAAGCGCGTCGTGTAA